The genomic DNA CCGGGCTCGCCCAGCGAATGGAAGTGAGAGTTTCAAGTCTCAACTCATTCATCACCCCCACTCTGTTGTTCATCCTGGACTTTTCCCCCCGCGATCCGATTTCTCGTCAGGTACTAGTTCTTTCACGCCCTGTCTCGGCGCCTCAAAGAGGCTCGCGTGCGCCCTGTTCCAAGCGTACGCCGACCTTGTTGTCTTGCAGTACCTCTCTTGGTTTTTCCATCCTGTAGATACTTTCGCAAGAGACGGGGGGGTCACCTGTGGACTTGTGGTTCAAATAGTGAGTGCCGCGGCACAACGCGTGACCGTTGTCCTGCTCCCAGGGGACGCATAAACCTTGGCACGACCTCTTCCCGGGGATACCAGACGTCATGCAAGCAAAGCAAGGACCCCGACACATTCATGCAAACACCCGCCGCGGCATAAACGCCACCCCGCCCGTTCCCGCGACAGAcaaatccccccccccccctcgtgGATCCCAGACGGTTCAACCCGTGTGCTGCAAGGGATTCGTTCCGCCCGTAAGGCTGATTCTCCTCCCCCCACGACGAGCCACTCAACCCCAGCCCCGGCGCACGTGTCCACCCATCCACTTACACgcccctgctgctgtcaAACACGATATAAACGCGaaaggcccccccccccatcatGATAACCTCAACCACGCCACTTACCCGCCGTCGACCATCGGTCGCACATCATGGCCGGACAAGTCCCACTTGAAAACCTCAGACGCCGTCGCAGGGTCGTCACCTGCCCGGCATGCCACCAGACGGCGCGCACGATGCGCATCCGCGAACCGTACCGCAACGCAGAGTGAGTGcgtccagccagcccagccctgccttgcccgaCCCCCCCTTTATCCACATCGTTCATCGATCTTATACTGACCAACTGCACTACCAGCGTATTCATAATGCTTTGGCTCGGCATCCTGCTGTTTCCCATCTACGAGCACTTCCGcggcccgggcggcgcgtgggTGACGCACTACTGCTCGCGCTGCGGCATCCGGCTCGTCGTGTACGCCTCCGGACCACGGCGTCACTACATCCACGCCACGgagacgacgctgctgcagcagccacctCCCTCGGCATCATTCggtgcatcatcatcatcatccaaCGGCATgccaaagcagcagcagcagcagcagcagcgtcaagGCCAGGAAAGCAAACGACCCTACATCACACCCTGTCCATCGCCCCTAGGCCCACCTAACCCAGTAGACACGTCCTTCATCACGAACCACACCCGCCGCTACCAACATCTCCGAAGCACCACCATCCTTCACATCGACGTGGATCCCACCGACGGCCTCCCCAGCGCGATATGGAGAAACGCCGCGCGCACGCAGAAGCTGCATCGCATCGACCGCCTGAACGGCTACGGCGGCCCCAACGGCGGGGCGTTCCACGCGCGGTTCCTCTGGCCAGGCAAGTTCGAGGCCTCGGAATGTATCCCCTTGCGCTGGGCGTTTGGCCGCTCGTGCCTCtctgtcgtcgacgcccgcgatGACCGGTGCGTCGGCGCAGCCCAGCTCGCGCAACAATCGTGGGACACCGTCATATACCTACCACAACAAcacagcaacagcagcccctcctcctcctcctccacctcatcaccaccaccaccaccaccaccaccactacacGCAGCAACGCCGCATATCGAGCACCCGCGACTATTCCAAGCGTACGACTGCAGGGTCGGACAGGACAGGCAAGTCTTCGCCCGGCAATGCCCGCAGTTTTTCGTCCCCGGCCCACACGGCAGCACCCTGCTCTGGACAGTCCGCCGCATCGTCtgcacggccgcggccgccgacgacgatgtcgatgtcgaggaggaggcggcgcgcctccCCCACGGCAGACCAgcgctgcgcctcgtcctgctgGACGCCTACGACCGTCTCGTGGCCGCAAACGACGGGGCGTGGACCACGAGGAAgacgtcgccatcgtcggaggcgtcggcgtcggggggACCGCGGCGCGACGTCTTGCGCGTGTACGCGCCGGCGGACGACCatggtggcctcgtcggcgcggtgGTGACGAGCTACGCGGTGCTCTGCGCGCAGCTGACACGGAGAATGCAGTGGAACGATATCCTCAGGAACGAGGATTAGTTTGGGGCCGGCCATCAGTGCGCATGTAGATGAAGCCAGCGTGTATGCATATCCCGTTCACGTAGCTCCTGCCTCATACTCtagccatgtcgtcgtcccgcAGTCGAGTCCGGGTGTGTTGTTCCCCTCACAGAGCCCGtcgtatatatatatattccAACGTcgctttttcttcttctccgtcacTGTACGTCTATATGCGCCCGAACGCTCTACAGTCGGTCGCATTTTCAGCTCTTCGTCTCGCCCCGACACTCCTCCAGCCTCCGCCTCTGCACCCCCCGCTCGTCAAagttgccgtcggcgagccacTCGTCGAACCCGTGCTTGACCGCCGGCCACTCCTCGTTCGTGATGCTAAAGTACGCCGtgtcgcgctcgcggcccttGACGACCATGTGTTTTCTGTGTCCCCCCGGGAACGGCAGAACGTCAGTCCATCCGCGCACACGtaggaggacgaagaggacaCCCCCATGGAGAAAGAcgggaagggaaggggaggagggaaggggggcccAAGGAGGGATTCAAAAACTCACCGGAATATGCCCTCAAACGTAAACCCCagcctccgcgccgccttgAGGCTCCTCGCATTCAGCGCATTCGCCTTCCACTCCACGCGCAGGTACCCCAGCGCAAACGCCCTCtccaccagcagcgcgtACGCCTCCGTCCCAACCCTGCTccccttggccgcgtcgcccagGATGATGGACCCGATCTCGATGCGTCGGTGCGCCGGCACGACGCTCAGGTACGACATCATGCCCACGGCCTCCCCTTGACCttcaccctcgccgtcaccctCACTCTTCTcaccaccctcaccctcaccctcacccttgtcgtcgccgttgtcgccgttgTGGTTATGCTTCACCACGGCATAAAACTGCGGATCCCTCCCCCTACCCCacgcctccatcgccgcctcgcactccccctcgtcgcgccaCCCGCCCGACAGCATGTACGTCCACCGCCAGAGgttcgcctcgccgcccaggtgCGCGTACAGGTCCGCCGCGTGCGCCTCCGCCGAGAGCGGCACCAGCGACACCGTCTTGCCGACCAGCGGCTCGTGCGGCGGGaacggcacggcgccgggccctgtgtcgtcgccgtcctccttcccgcgcggcgcggggacGGGCGCGCCGACGGGCTGCCCGTGCTCAAAGTGTTGCTGCTCtcgctgcttctgctgctgctgcgtcatGGCTGCGCGGGTTGCAGGTGTGTGTGGGCGTTTGGTGAACTGTTTCGTGCTGGTCActgatggaggaggagagcaaGAACCACAAAAAAAAGAATCCAGTCTCGTCGTGCCTGCCCGTCGATGTGAGtgaagagaaaaaaagagcCACTGCGAGTCGTTTGTTGGCAGTTGGTTTTGAGAGCACTTGTTGCTTGCTTACTTACTCGGCTCTCCCGTCGTGGGATCCGTCCATGCGTCGAGCGATGACACACCACCACGGGGGCCGCCGAGTCTCGGTCTCCGCAATCGGGGCCTCGACATGGCACACGCCCTTTGCGTGGAGCGAACAAAAGCCCTGGCCACATACATAGCTTGACAACGAATAATGGCGACTTAGACTTGAAAATACCACAACACCCAGCGATTTGCTTCGGGATGAGATTGTGCATTGCTCATTCAACAGACAGACCATTCCGACGATATCTTGCCTTGGTCCCGCGGCATCACTCACCCTACACCCGTCGAGCCCAAGGAAATCTCAAGCAATCCCTCCAGGAATCAATCCTGCCTAACAATGCGTATGCCATTATCTCACAGTATATGCTATACACGCCATACATGGCTGACAAGTGCAGGCGACAAAGCGTCGCCCGCGCAACTAGAGTCGCAAATGCTCATGCCGTGCCGTTTGTTACCCATTTCCCCCCAACATGTTCCGCAAGCACAAAAGCCAACCCGCAACGCCGCTCGAGCAATGGCAATGTCTAAGTGTGT from Purpureocillium takamizusanense chromosome 4, complete sequence includes the following:
- a CDS encoding uncharacterized protein (TransMembrane:1 (i37-54o)~EggNog:ENOG503PT87); this encodes MAGQVPLENLRRRRRVVTCPACHQTARTMRIREPYRNADVFIMLWLGILLFPIYEHFRGPGGAWVTHYCSRCGIRLVVYASGPRRHYIHATETTLLQQPPPSASFGASSSSSNGMPKQQQQQQQRQGQESKRPYITPCPSPLGPPNPVDTSFITNHTRRYQHLRSTTILHIDVDPTDGLPSAIWRNAARTQKLHRIDRLNGYGGPNGGAFHARFLWPGKFEASECIPLRWAFGRSCLSVVDARDDRCVGAAQLAQQSWDTVIYLPQQHSNSSPSSSSSTSSPPPPPPPPLHAATPHIEHPRLFQAYDCRVGQDRQVFARQCPQFFVPGPHGSTLLWTVRRIVCTAAAADDDVDVEEEAARLPHGRPALRLVLLDAYDRLVAANDGAWTTRKTSPSSEASASGGPRRDVLRVYAPADDHGGLVGAVVTSYAVLCAQLTRRMQWNDILRNED
- a CDS encoding uncharacterized protein (TransMembrane:1 (i37-54o)~EggNog:ENOG503PT87), giving the protein MLWLGILLFPIYEHFRGPGGAWVTHYCSRCGIRLVVYASGPRRHYIHATETTLLQQPPPSASFGASSSSSNGMPKQQQQQQQRQGQESKRPYITPCPSPLGPPNPVDTSFITNHTRRYQHLRSTTILHIDVDPTDGLPSAIWRNAARTQKLHRIDRLNGYGGPNGGAFHARFLWPGKFEASECIPLRWAFGRSCLSVVDARDDRCVGAAQLAQQSWDTVIYLPQQHSNSSPSSSSSTSSPPPPPPPPLHAATPHIEHPRLFQAYDCRVGQDRQVFARQCPQFFVPGPHGSTLLWTVRRIVCTAAAADDDVDVEEEAARLPHGRPALRLVLLDAYDRLVAANDGAWTTRKTSPSSEASASGGPRRDVLRVYAPADDHGGLVGAVVTSYAVLCAQLTRRMQWNDILRNED
- a CDS encoding uncharacterized protein (COG:H~EggNog:ENOG503Q4IW) — its product is MTQQQQKQREQQHFEHGQPVGAPVPAPRGKEDGDDTGPGAVPFPPHEPLVGKTVSLVPLSAEAHAADLYAHLGGEANLWRWTYMLSGGWRDEGECEAAMEAWGRGRDPQFYAVVKHNHNGDNGDDKGEGEGEGGEKSEGDGEGEGQGEAVGMMSYLSVVPAHRRIEIGSIILGDAAKGSRVGTEAYALLVERAFALGYLRVEWKANALNARSLKAARRLGFTFEGIFRKHMVVKGRERDTAYFSITNEEWPAVKHGFDEWLADGNFDERGVQRRRLEECRGETKS